In Cycloclasticus sp., a single genomic region encodes these proteins:
- a CDS encoding pyridoxal phosphate-dependent aminotransferase, which yields MSIKLSQRVQRIKPSPTLAVTARAASLRAAGQDIIGLGAGEPDFDTPEHIKQAARDAINAGKTKYTAVDGTVELKNAIIEKLKRDNGLDYQADQVLVSCGGKQSFFNLAQALLDDGDEVIIPAPYWVSYPDMSLLAGGVPVIVQAGQDQAFKITPQQLEAAITEKTKLVVINSPSNPSGKAYSNDELAALGAVLLKHPNILVATDDMYEHILWCDEPFSNIVMACPKLYDQSIVLNGVSKAYSMTGWRIGYAAGPADLIKAMKKIQSQSTSNPTSISQYAAQAALEGDQSCISEMLVSFKERHDYVVEQLNLIDGISCISSDGTFYCFPDFNPILNRMDNINNDVDLAEYILEKAGVALVPGSAFGLDGHMRISIATSMDNLVNAIKRIANLLNQN from the coding sequence ATGAGTATTAAATTGTCACAACGCGTTCAACGCATTAAACCCTCCCCTACTTTGGCTGTTACAGCACGCGCTGCTTCATTACGCGCCGCAGGACAAGACATTATTGGCCTAGGTGCAGGCGAGCCAGATTTTGATACCCCTGAGCACATTAAACAAGCTGCTAGGGACGCCATTAACGCCGGTAAAACAAAATATACGGCTGTTGACGGCACGGTTGAACTTAAAAATGCCATTATTGAAAAACTTAAACGCGACAATGGACTTGACTATCAAGCCGATCAAGTTCTTGTTTCTTGCGGCGGCAAACAAAGCTTCTTCAACTTAGCCCAAGCTTTATTGGACGACGGTGACGAAGTCATCATCCCAGCTCCTTACTGGGTATCGTATCCTGACATGAGCTTACTAGCAGGCGGCGTACCCGTTATTGTTCAAGCTGGGCAGGATCAAGCCTTTAAAATCACACCTCAGCAACTGGAAGCGGCGATCACAGAAAAAACCAAGTTGGTTGTTATCAATAGCCCTTCTAACCCAAGCGGCAAAGCCTACAGCAACGATGAGTTAGCAGCCTTAGGTGCGGTGCTTTTAAAGCACCCTAATATTTTAGTGGCTACCGACGACATGTACGAGCATATCCTTTGGTGCGACGAACCCTTCAGCAATATCGTTATGGCTTGCCCAAAACTATACGATCAAAGCATCGTATTAAACGGCGTCTCTAAAGCATACTCCATGACAGGTTGGCGCATCGGCTACGCAGCAGGGCCAGCCGACTTGATTAAAGCGATGAAAAAGATTCAATCGCAAAGCACATCAAATCCAACTTCTATTTCACAGTACGCAGCGCAGGCGGCCTTAGAAGGCGACCAATCCTGCATAAGCGAAATGCTTGTCTCGTTTAAAGAACGCCACGACTACGTTGTAGAACAGCTAAACCTGATCGACGGCATCAGCTGTATTTCGTCAGACGGCACGTTCTACTGCTTTCCAGACTTTAACCCCATTCTTAATCGTATGGACAACATTAATAACGATGTTGATTTGGCCGAATATATATTAGAAAAAGCAGGCGTCGCCTTAGTCCCCGGCTCCGCATTTGGGCTCGACGGCCACATGAGAATATCCATCGCAACCAGCATGGATAACTTAGTTAATGCCATTAAAAGAATCGCCAATTTATTAAACCAAAATTAA
- the uvrB gene encoding excinuclease ABC subunit UvrB yields MNKKFDIHSPFKPAGDQPKAIKALVEGIENGEAHQTLLGVTGSGKTFTMVHTIAQLQRPALVLVHNKTLAAQLYGELKEFLPDNAVEYFVSYYDYYQPEAYMPASDTFIDKDASLNEHIQQMRLSATKALMERDDAIIVASVSCIYGLGDPELYFSMILHLSRGESISQRDIIRQLTEMQYKRNDLELLRATYRVRGDVIDIFPAESDQDAIRVELFDDEIERLSLFDPLTGEIVRRIPRYTIFPISHYVTPRETILESIDKIKLELSTRLEQLRSLNKLVEAQRLEERTKFDIEMMREIGYCSGIENYSRYLSGRNPGDAPPTLFDYLPDNALLFIDESHVTVPQVGAMYKGDRSRKETLVEYGFRLPSALDNRPMRFEEFEAKAPQTVFISATPAKYETERSGAVVEQVVRPTGLLDPVIEVRPATTQVDDLLSEINQRVKLEERVLVTTLTKRMSEDLTDYLMEHGVKVRYLHSDIETVERVEIIRDLRLGVFDVLIGINLLREGLDIPEVSLVAILDADKEGFLRSEVSMIQTMGRAARNVKGMAILYADKITGSMRRAMDETSRRRATQQAYNTKNGVTPKGIVKKVTDIMEGSKRSQRGAMKKVAEQAAKYQAMSPAQVAKSIKQLEAKMYQHSRDLEFEEAAKVRDEIHELQDISILGA; encoded by the coding sequence ATGAATAAAAAATTTGACATTCATTCGCCTTTTAAACCTGCTGGTGATCAACCGAAGGCGATAAAAGCGCTAGTTGAAGGGATAGAAAATGGTGAGGCGCATCAAACATTATTGGGTGTGACAGGTTCAGGTAAAACGTTCACGATGGTGCATACGATTGCACAATTACAGCGGCCTGCATTGGTGCTGGTTCACAATAAGACGTTAGCGGCGCAGTTGTACGGCGAATTGAAAGAGTTTTTGCCAGACAATGCGGTTGAATATTTTGTGTCGTATTACGATTATTATCAGCCAGAGGCGTATATGCCTGCATCGGATACATTTATAGATAAGGATGCATCGCTGAACGAGCATATCCAACAAATGCGCCTCTCGGCGACTAAAGCGCTGATGGAGCGTGATGATGCGATTATTGTCGCCAGTGTGTCATGTATCTACGGCTTGGGTGATCCCGAGTTATATTTTAGTATGATTTTACATTTGTCACGTGGCGAGAGCATCAGTCAGCGTGACATTATTCGGCAACTAACCGAAATGCAGTACAAGCGAAACGACCTTGAATTGCTTCGCGCCACATACCGTGTGCGGGGGGATGTGATTGATATTTTCCCTGCAGAATCGGATCAGGATGCGATACGCGTAGAGTTGTTTGATGATGAAATTGAGCGCTTGTCGCTATTCGACCCGCTGACGGGTGAAATTGTTCGGCGTATTCCACGCTATACCATTTTTCCTATTTCTCATTACGTGACACCACGAGAAACCATTTTAGAGTCCATTGATAAAATAAAGTTAGAGCTGTCGACTCGGTTGGAACAACTGCGATCATTAAATAAGTTAGTGGAGGCGCAACGCTTGGAAGAGCGTACAAAGTTTGATATTGAAATGATGCGCGAAATTGGCTATTGCTCCGGTATTGAAAATTATTCGCGCTATTTGTCGGGTCGAAATCCCGGTGATGCGCCGCCGACTTTATTTGATTACCTGCCAGACAACGCCTTGTTATTTATCGATGAATCGCACGTCACTGTGCCTCAAGTGGGTGCCATGTATAAAGGCGATAGGTCAAGAAAAGAAACCCTGGTTGAGTATGGTTTTAGGTTGCCGTCGGCGTTAGATAATAGGCCAATGCGTTTTGAAGAGTTTGAGGCTAAAGCGCCGCAAACGGTCTTTATTTCAGCGACGCCTGCAAAATATGAAACTGAACGTTCAGGTGCGGTGGTTGAGCAAGTGGTGAGGCCAACGGGTTTGCTTGATCCGGTTATTGAAGTTCGCCCCGCGACCACGCAAGTGGATGATCTGCTGTCGGAAATAAACCAACGGGTGAAGCTTGAAGAACGTGTGTTGGTGACGACGCTGACCAAGCGAATGTCTGAAGACTTAACGGATTATCTAATGGAGCACGGCGTTAAGGTGCGTTATTTGCACTCGGATATTGAAACGGTTGAGCGAGTAGAGATTATTCGCGACCTGCGCTTAGGTGTGTTTGATGTGTTGATTGGTATTAACTTATTACGTGAAGGTTTGGATATTCCAGAAGTGTCGTTGGTGGCTATTCTAGATGCTGATAAGGAAGGTTTTTTGCGCTCAGAAGTGTCTATGATTCAAACAATGGGGCGCGCGGCGCGTAACGTAAAAGGCATGGCCATTTTGTATGCGGATAAAATCACCGGTTCCATGCGACGAGCAATGGACGAAACGAGTCGTCGTCGAGCAACACAGCAGGCTTATAATACAAAAAATGGCGTCACACCGAAGGGTATCGTTAAAAAAGTAACTGATATTATGGAAGGTTCTAAGCGCAGCCAACGCGGCGCAATGAAGAAAGTGGCTGAACAGGCGGCTAAATATCAAGCCATGTCGCCGGCGCAAGTGGCTAAAAGTATCAAGCAGTTGGAGGCAAAAATGTACCAACATTCACGTGACTTGGAATTTGAAGAAGCGGCGAAAGTACGCGATGAGATACATGAATTACAGGATATATCCATTTTAGGCGCGTAA
- the thrS gene encoding threonine--tRNA ligase, with amino-acid sequence MPVITLPDGSQREFLQAISVLAVAADIGAGLAKATLAGKVNDVLVDASFIIENDSTLAIVTARDDEGVDVIRHSTAHLLAQAVKQLYPTAQVTIGPVVDNGFFYDFAFERSFTPDDLEKIEKRMAELAEQSIAVERFELSRDDAVEFFREKQEEYKAQIIESIPQDEVLSLYKQGDFTDLCRGPHVPHTGSLKAFKLTKLAGAYWRGDSDNEMLQRVYGTAWGDKKSLKKYLHRIEEAEKRDHRKISKSLDLFHIQEEAPGMIFWHDAGLSIYRTIEQYIRGKLQQNNYVEVRTPQLVDKSLWEKSGHWEKFRDDMFTVDSDNHEYAVKPMNCPCHVQIYNQGLKSYRDLPLRMAEFGSCHRNEPSGTLHGLMRLRNFIQDDAHIFCTEDQIQSEVSDFIDLLYEVYADFGFTDIIIKLSTRPEKRVGADEVWDKSEKALEEALNAKGLDWDLQPGEGAFYGPKIEFSLKDCLDRVWQCGTIQVDFSMPDRLDAQFIAEDGSRQSPVMLHRAILGSLERFIGILIEEYAGKFPVWLAPTQVVLMSITDKNDEYIASIAKILQKQGIRVKIDLRNEKIGFKIREHTLKRIPYLVVAGDKEVENNELAVRSLSGKNMGNFTPEDFIALLTTNIAERNKLES; translated from the coding sequence GTGCCAGTCATTACATTACCCGATGGAAGTCAGCGTGAGTTTTTACAAGCCATTAGCGTGCTTGCGGTGGCAGCAGATATTGGTGCGGGGCTTGCAAAGGCAACACTTGCCGGCAAAGTTAATGATGTATTAGTCGACGCGTCATTTATTATTGAAAATGATTCAACACTTGCAATCGTTACTGCGAGGGACGATGAGGGCGTGGACGTTATTCGTCATTCTACAGCGCATTTATTGGCGCAAGCGGTTAAGCAGCTTTATCCAACAGCGCAAGTCACCATTGGTCCAGTTGTTGATAATGGATTCTTTTATGACTTTGCCTTTGAACGTTCTTTTACACCAGACGATCTTGAGAAAATTGAGAAACGAATGGCTGAGCTTGCAGAGCAAAGCATAGCGGTTGAACGATTTGAATTATCGCGTGACGATGCCGTTGAGTTTTTTAGAGAAAAACAAGAAGAATACAAAGCACAAATTATTGAAAGCATTCCACAAGACGAAGTGTTGTCCTTATATAAGCAAGGCGACTTTACTGACTTGTGCAGAGGGCCACACGTTCCCCATACCGGTAGTTTAAAGGCATTTAAGCTAACGAAATTGGCCGGCGCGTACTGGCGTGGTGATTCTGACAATGAAATGCTTCAGCGTGTTTATGGCACTGCTTGGGGCGATAAGAAATCGCTAAAAAAATACCTGCATAGAATTGAAGAAGCAGAGAAGCGCGATCATCGGAAAATCTCCAAATCATTAGATTTATTTCATATCCAAGAAGAAGCACCAGGAATGATTTTCTGGCACGATGCCGGCTTAAGTATTTACCGTACTATTGAGCAATATATTCGTGGCAAGCTTCAACAAAACAATTACGTTGAGGTTCGTACGCCGCAATTGGTTGATAAATCGTTGTGGGAAAAATCGGGTCATTGGGAAAAATTCCGTGACGATATGTTTACGGTTGATTCGGATAATCATGAATACGCTGTTAAGCCGATGAATTGCCCGTGCCACGTGCAGATTTATAACCAAGGTTTAAAAAGTTACCGTGACTTGCCATTAAGAATGGCAGAGTTTGGTTCATGTCACCGTAATGAACCGTCGGGCACCTTGCATGGTTTAATGCGTTTGCGTAACTTTATTCAAGATGACGCGCATATTTTTTGTACAGAAGACCAAATTCAATCAGAAGTATCTGATTTCATAGACCTGTTGTACGAAGTGTATGCGGACTTTGGTTTTACCGACATTATTATAAAGCTATCAACGCGACCTGAAAAACGGGTCGGTGCTGATGAGGTGTGGGATAAGTCGGAAAAAGCGTTAGAAGAAGCGCTGAACGCGAAAGGCTTGGATTGGGACTTGCAACCGGGAGAGGGCGCGTTTTACGGGCCTAAGATTGAATTCTCGCTAAAGGATTGCTTAGACCGTGTTTGGCAGTGTGGCACGATTCAGGTCGATTTCTCTATGCCTGATCGTTTAGATGCACAATTTATTGCTGAAGACGGCTCGCGACAATCGCCGGTCATGTTACATCGCGCAATTTTAGGTTCGTTGGAACGTTTTATTGGTATTTTAATTGAAGAATATGCGGGTAAATTCCCAGTATGGTTAGCGCCGACACAAGTCGTTTTGATGTCCATTACCGACAAAAACGACGAATATATCGCTTCAATTGCAAAAATCCTTCAAAAACAAGGCATCAGAGTCAAAATAGACTTGAGAAATGAGAAGATCGGCTTTAAAATTCGCGAGCACACTTTAAAGCGTATTCCATATCTTGTTGTTGCCGGAGATAAAGAAGTCGAAAATAACGAATTAGCAGTACGTTCATTAAGTGGAAAAAACATGGGTAATTTCACTCCTGAAGATTTTATCGCGCTATTGACAACTAATATTGCCGAGCGTAATAAGTTAGAATCTTAA
- the infC gene encoding translation initiation factor IF-3 — translation MATKKVRINEDITIPSLRLIDHEGEKIGIVTLEQAMSMAAEVDLDLVEVSPTAKPPVCKIMDYGKFKFEASKKLQASRKKQKNIQVKEIKFRPGTDIGDYNVKLRNLRSFLEHGDKTKITVRFRGREMAHRELGMELLKRVEKDLEELAVVEQRPKFEGRQMVMVMAPKKIN, via the coding sequence ATCGCAACAAAAAAAGTAAGAATAAACGAAGATATAACGATACCGAGCCTTAGGCTTATCGATCACGAAGGTGAGAAAATAGGTATTGTTACGTTAGAACAAGCCATGAGTATGGCTGCTGAGGTAGATTTAGATTTAGTCGAAGTCTCTCCAACAGCTAAACCGCCAGTCTGTAAAATAATGGACTATGGCAAGTTTAAGTTTGAAGCCAGTAAGAAACTACAGGCATCAAGGAAAAAACAAAAAAACATTCAGGTAAAAGAAATTAAATTTCGACCTGGAACTGATATTGGTGATTACAACGTTAAATTACGTAATCTGAGGTCGTTTTTAGAACACGGCGATAAAACCAAAATCACAGTAAGGTTTCGCGGCAGAGAGATGGCCCATAGAGAGTTAGGTATGGAGCTACTAAAGCGGGTAGAAAAAGATTTAGAAGAATTAGCAGTGGTCGAACAACGGCCAAAGTTTGAAGGTCGCCAGATGGTTATGGTTATGGCACCAAAGAAAATTAATTAA
- the rpmI gene encoding 50S ribosomal protein L35 has protein sequence MPKMKSNSGAAKRFKRTGTGAFKCKQAHLRHILTKKTTKRKRQLRKASLLHASDTKSAARMLPYS, from the coding sequence ATGCCGAAGATGAAGTCAAACAGTGGAGCAGCCAAACGTTTCAAGAGAACTGGAACAGGCGCTTTTAAATGCAAGCAAGCTCACTTACGTCATATTTTGACCAAAAAAACTACCAAACGTAAACGTCAGTTGCGTAAAGCATCGCTGCTTCACGCGTCTGATACGAAAAGCGCAGCACGCATGCTGCCTTATAGTTAA
- the rplT gene encoding 50S ribosomal protein L20: MPRVKRGVVARARHKKVLKQAKGYYGARSRIYRVAKQAVIKAGQYAYRDRRQRKRQFRALWIARINAGARSCGLSYSRFMNGLKKASIGLDRKVLADLAVFDKDAFSQLVATAKSNL; the protein is encoded by the coding sequence ATGCCTAGAGTAAAACGTGGTGTTGTTGCAAGAGCAAGACACAAGAAAGTATTAAAGCAAGCGAAAGGTTACTACGGAGCGCGTAGCCGTATTTATCGTGTTGCTAAGCAAGCCGTTATTAAAGCCGGTCAATACGCATACCGAGATCGTCGCCAAAGAAAACGTCAATTCCGCGCATTGTGGATTGCACGTATTAATGCTGGCGCACGTAGTTGTGGACTGTCATACAGCCGCTTTATGAATGGCCTTAAGAAAGCATCTATCGGTTTAGATAGAAAAGTATTAGCAGACCTTGCAGTATTTGATAAAGATGCGTTTTCGCAATTGGTAGCGACTGCGAAATCAAATTTGTAA
- the pheS gene encoding phenylalanine--tRNA ligase subunit alpha yields the protein MVEQAEKELLDAKSLSVVEEIRVSYLGKKGVFTRQMKTLGSLAPEERPKVGATINHAKQQFQGLLEQRKIQLENELLAKRLAEETIDVTLPGRGQAVGGVHPVTRTMRRIEQIFNRIGFDVAFGPEVEDDFHNFEALNIPAHHPARAMHDTFYFDEHTLLRTHTSPVQIRVMENQQPPIKVIAPGRVYRCDSDITHTPMFHQVEGFVVDKDINFSDLKGVISEFLKAFFEKDVKVRFRPSYFPFTEPSAEVDIECVMCEGDGCRVCGHTGWLEVLGCGMIHPEVFRHIKIDSDQFTGFAFGMGVERLTMLRYKINDLRMFFENDLKFLRQFN from the coding sequence ATTGTTGAGCAGGCAGAAAAAGAATTACTAGACGCTAAGTCACTTTCTGTTGTTGAAGAAATTCGTGTTTCATACCTTGGTAAAAAAGGTGTGTTTACACGCCAGATGAAAACATTGGGTAGCCTAGCGCCAGAAGAACGGCCTAAAGTTGGCGCGACAATTAATCACGCTAAACAACAATTTCAGGGGCTATTAGAACAGCGTAAAATTCAGCTTGAGAATGAATTGCTGGCAAAACGGTTAGCTGAAGAAACGATTGACGTAACGCTTCCCGGCAGAGGCCAAGCCGTCGGTGGTGTTCATCCAGTGACTCGCACCATGCGCCGTATTGAGCAGATTTTTAATCGAATTGGCTTTGATGTGGCTTTTGGACCTGAAGTTGAAGATGACTTCCATAACTTCGAAGCGTTGAACATTCCTGCTCATCACCCCGCACGAGCAATGCACGATACCTTTTATTTTGACGAGCACACCTTGTTAAGAACGCATACGTCACCGGTGCAAATACGGGTGATGGAAAATCAGCAACCACCGATTAAGGTTATTGCGCCGGGGCGGGTATATCGTTGTGATTCAGATATCACGCATACGCCGATGTTTCATCAGGTAGAAGGTTTTGTCGTTGATAAAGATATTAATTTTTCAGACCTTAAAGGTGTGATTAGTGAGTTCTTAAAGGCCTTTTTTGAGAAAGATGTCAAAGTAAGGTTTAGGCCTTCTTATTTCCCTTTTACAGAGCCATCTGCAGAAGTTGATATCGAATGTGTGATGTGTGAAGGTGATGGTTGTCGTGTATGTGGCCATACCGGTTGGTTAGAAGTATTAGGCTGCGGCATGATTCACCCAGAAGTATTTCGTCACATCAAGATTGACTCTGATCAGTTTACTGGTTTTGCCTTTGGTATGGGGGTGGAACGATTAACAATGCTTCGTTATAAAATCAATGACTTAAGGATGTTTTTTGAAAATGACCTTAAGTTCTTAAGGCAATTTAATTAA
- the pheT gene encoding phenylalanine--tRNA ligase subunit beta: MLVNEAWLKEFVDYSIPTEQLTEKLTMAGLEVDSVEPAAAEFSGVLVGEVLSVEAHPNADKLRLCKVSIGELESLDIVCGASNVRVSLRIPVAIVGAVLPGDFKIKPSKLRGEPSNGMLCSAQELGLDDSADGLMELPIDAPIGVDIREYLQLNDTIIEVDLTPNRADCLSIEGVAREISCFTGEAFSVKEAVNLDATIDDQVNVRVDATEDCPRYLGRVIKGLDRTVPTPVWMQEKLRRCGQRSLGPLVDVTNYVLLELGQPLHAFDLNKIEGDIVVRRAQADESLALLNEQTIELDDDVLVIADQNKALAFAGVMGGEESAVDDETTDIFLECAFFKPLTIAGKSRKYGLHTDASHRFERGVDPELCYRALNRAIGLLTSIAGGQVGPLTDASSEKTLPQNNPVELRFERIQRVLGIALSEELVESYFLSLGMEIEKTDAKWLVTAPSYRFDIAIEADLIEEVARLYGYDKLPQNSLNVSGSLIAVEEKIQPLDRIKDLLVDLGYQEAITYSFTEEASLKLLTPKDELYRLKNPISSDLSVMRTTLWAGLLKAMQANLNRHEETVRFFETGLKFTLKDGQLEQEQMLSILATGQSQPEQWGEPSRAIDFYDVKHDIESILALNGLLSDYQFKSAKHDALHPGQTAELVNKDGEQVGYIGLLHPALESEFDVKKPVYLVELRQVLIQTRKLPVYEAMSKYPSVRRDLALIVDEKLHVNDIVDYINKQYDLVNEVVVFDIYQGQGIETGRKSIALGLILQDKSKTLVDQDVDELINELLKNLNNLFNAQLRE; encoded by the coding sequence ATGTTAGTAAACGAAGCATGGCTTAAGGAATTTGTAGACTATTCTATTCCAACAGAGCAATTAACAGAAAAATTAACAATGGCTGGGCTAGAAGTAGACTCAGTCGAACCAGCGGCAGCTGAGTTTTCAGGTGTGCTTGTTGGTGAGGTTCTGTCGGTTGAAGCACATCCAAATGCAGATAAATTACGATTGTGTAAAGTGTCGATCGGTGAATTGGAATCATTAGATATTGTTTGTGGTGCAAGTAACGTGAGGGTTTCCTTACGCATCCCCGTGGCTATTGTTGGCGCTGTATTACCCGGTGATTTCAAAATCAAGCCCTCTAAATTAAGGGGCGAGCCTTCTAACGGTATGTTGTGCTCTGCACAGGAATTAGGCTTGGACGATTCAGCCGATGGTTTGATGGAGTTACCTATCGATGCACCCATTGGTGTTGATATCAGAGAGTACCTTCAACTCAACGATACAATTATTGAGGTGGATTTAACGCCTAACCGAGCAGACTGCTTAAGTATCGAGGGTGTGGCGCGTGAAATATCTTGTTTTACTGGAGAAGCGTTTTCAGTAAAAGAAGCTGTAAATCTTGATGCTACGATTGATGACCAGGTGAATGTTAGAGTTGATGCCACAGAAGATTGTCCGCGTTATTTAGGCCGAGTAATAAAAGGGTTAGATCGAACTGTTCCTACCCCCGTATGGATGCAGGAAAAGCTACGACGTTGCGGGCAACGTAGTCTAGGTCCCCTAGTGGATGTCACGAACTATGTTTTACTGGAGTTAGGTCAGCCACTTCATGCGTTTGATTTGAATAAAATTGAAGGTGATATCGTTGTTAGGCGCGCACAGGCGGATGAGTCACTGGCGTTGTTAAATGAGCAAACCATTGAGCTAGACGACGATGTATTGGTCATTGCTGACCAGAACAAAGCATTAGCCTTTGCGGGTGTAATGGGTGGTGAGGAATCCGCTGTTGATGATGAAACGACGGATATTTTCTTAGAATGCGCATTTTTCAAGCCGTTAACAATAGCCGGAAAATCTAGAAAATACGGTTTACACACGGATGCATCTCACCGCTTTGAAAGGGGTGTTGATCCAGAGCTATGTTATAGGGCGCTAAACCGAGCAATAGGACTATTAACAAGTATTGCTGGTGGTCAGGTTGGCCCCTTAACGGATGCGTCATCTGAAAAGACATTACCTCAAAACAATCCAGTTGAACTTCGATTTGAAAGAATTCAACGCGTGCTGGGTATAGCATTAAGCGAAGAGCTTGTGGAATCGTACTTCCTTAGCCTAGGTATGGAAATTGAAAAAACGGATGCTAAATGGCTCGTAACCGCGCCCAGCTACCGTTTTGATATTGCGATTGAAGCAGATTTAATCGAAGAGGTTGCACGCTTGTATGGCTACGATAAGTTGCCACAAAATAGCTTGAATGTATCGGGGTCACTAATAGCCGTAGAAGAAAAAATTCAACCGCTGGATAGAATTAAAGATTTATTAGTTGATTTAGGTTATCAAGAAGCAATTACGTATAGCTTCACAGAAGAGGCGTCACTTAAATTATTAACACCGAAAGATGAGCTCTACCGTTTAAAAAACCCGATATCCTCAGACTTGTCCGTTATGCGAACCACCTTATGGGCGGGTTTACTTAAAGCAATGCAGGCGAATCTCAATCGCCACGAAGAAACTGTTCGGTTTTTTGAAACAGGCTTAAAATTTACATTAAAAGATGGGCAGTTAGAGCAAGAACAAATGTTGTCTATTTTGGCCACAGGGCAGTCCCAGCCAGAGCAATGGGGTGAACCTTCTAGAGCAATAGATTTTTATGATGTGAAACATGATATCGAGTCAATTTTGGCTCTAAATGGCTTACTATCAGATTACCAATTTAAATCAGCTAAGCATGATGCGTTGCACCCCGGACAAACAGCGGAGTTGGTTAATAAAGATGGGGAGCAAGTAGGCTACATTGGTTTGCTTCATCCGGCATTGGAAAGTGAGTTTGATGTTAAAAAACCAGTTTATCTAGTCGAGTTAAGGCAAGTATTGATTCAGACAAGAAAGCTACCTGTGTATGAAGCTATGTCGAAATACCCATCAGTTAGGCGTGACTTAGCTCTCATTGTCGATGAAAAATTACACGTAAATGACATTGTTGACTATATTAATAAGCAATATGATCTTGTGAACGAAGTTGTTGTGTTCGATATATATCAAGGTCAAGGTATAGAAACTGGTAGAAAAAGTATCGCTTTAGGCTTGATTTTACAGGATAAATCTAAGACACTAGTCGACCAAGACGTTGATGAGCTTATCAACGAGTTGCTCAAGAATTTAAATAATTTATTTAATGCTCAGCTAAGAGAATAA
- a CDS encoding integration host factor subunit alpha, with protein MSLTKADLTEQLFDELGLNKREAKEIVEQMFEAIKDSLEKGEHVKISGFGNFELKDKDARPGRNPKTGEDVSISARRVVTLRTGQKLKDRVEAYAGTQP; from the coding sequence ATGTCATTAACAAAAGCTGATTTAACTGAACAACTGTTTGATGAATTGGGGCTCAACAAGCGTGAGGCCAAAGAGATTGTTGAACAAATGTTTGAAGCAATAAAAGACTCTTTAGAAAAAGGTGAGCACGTTAAGATTTCTGGTTTTGGTAATTTTGAATTAAAAGATAAAGATGCACGACCTGGTAGAAACCCAAAAACGGGTGAAGATGTTTCTATTTCTGCTAGAAGAGTAGTGACTTTGAGAACAGGACAAAAACTAAAGGATCGAGTAGAAGCGTATGCTGGAACCCAGCCATAA
- a CDS encoding MerR family transcriptional regulator has protein sequence MLEPSHNNELPAIPAKRYFTIGEVSELCAVKPHVLRYWEQEFTQLEPVKRRGNRRYYQRQDVVLIRQIRGLLYEDGYTIGGARSHLSGEGTQKDTSQTKIEIQQIKAELEEILAILK, from the coding sequence ATGCTGGAACCCAGCCATAACAATGAATTGCCGGCAATACCGGCGAAACGCTATTTCACTATTGGTGAAGTAAGTGAGTTGTGTGCTGTAAAACCTCATGTCTTGAGATATTGGGAGCAAGAGTTTACGCAACTTGAGCCTGTTAAGCGCCGAGGTAATAGACGTTATTACCAACGCCAAGATGTTGTTTTAATAAGGCAAATACGTGGTCTGCTTTATGAAGATGGTTACACAATAGGCGGTGCGCGTTCGCATTTATCGGGCGAAGGCACGCAAAAAGACACCTCACAGACAAAAATTGAGATTCAGCAAATTAAAGCTGAATTGGAAGAAATCTTAGCTATTCTAAAATAG